In the Symmachiella macrocystis genome, CTCCTGGAGCACGACGCATTCCAAGCCAAGTCGTTCGGACAAATCCCGCCCCAAGCAACTGTCGTTGGTGATTGGCACATTGGGAGAGAGAATCGAACGCCCTTCGCGCGAATCAAACAGACCCGGCAGGCTAATCCCAATGCCCAGCGTGTTAACACCGCCAACTAATTGTAGCGACGAAACTTGTTCGACGATGTCATCAACCAACTGCCCGTAGGTTCGCGGCGTTTTGAACTCCGCGTGCGTTCCCGAACCAACGCGGCCATCCAGTCCGGTCGTCACAATACGGCAGGTGGGAGAATCAATCACCACTCCCACGACCTGTGCCGTAACTTCGGCCAACCGCAACCGTTTGGCGGGCCGGCCACGCATGGTTTCGCTGGTGTCAAACTCCTCCAACATCCCCGAGCGCAACAACGACGAAACCGCTTTAGAAACCGTCGGCGCCGTCACACCCGCCAGCCGCGCCACCTCGGCCCGCGAGCGCGGCCCATTGGCCTGCAAGACCCGTAACACCATCCGCTCATTCATCTGACTGAGCAATTGCGGTTGGGATGACACAAAACTTTTCATGCGGTTTCCTTTGGCTGCCAATTCACTTTGCATGCCACTCAGAGATCTCACTTCAGGCAAAAACGTCGTGAATCACATGGCCGCCCACATCGGTCAAAGTCTCTTCACGCCCCTGGTGGAAATAGGACAACATTTCATGGTCTAGCCCCATCGCATGCAAAATCGTCGCGTGCAAATCGTGCAGATGCACCTTGTTCTTCACTGCTTCAAAACCAAATTCATCGGTCTCGCCATAGGTCGTCCCCCCTTTGACGCCGCCACCAGCCAGCCACATGCTGAATCCGTAAGGATTGTGATTGCGGCCCGGAGCATCTTTGCCTTCGCTAAACGGCATGCGTCCGAATTCGCCGCCCCAGACGACCAACGTCTCATCCAACAAACCGCGTTGCTTCAGGTCGGTCAATAAGGCCGCAATCGGTTGGTCGACCTCCGCACCGTGCCGGCCGTGATTCTTTTCAATGCTTTCGTGCGCATCCCACGTCTCTTCAAGATGGCCACCTCCCGAATAGAGCTGAATGAACCGCACGCCCCGTTCGACCAGACGCCGGGCAATCAAACAGTTGCGGCCATATTCGTCAGTCGGTTTTTTACCCACACCATACATCTCGAGCGTTTGCTCATTCTCTTGCGACAAGTCAACCGCTTCGGGAGTCGCCGACTGCATGCGATAGGCGAGTTCGTAACTGCTGATGCGGGCCGATAACTCGCGCCCACCGGGCCGTTCATCAAGATGGCGTTGATTGATCTTGGCCAACAAATCAAGCTGTTCCCGCTGCACTGCCGACGTAATGTGCCCGGGACCTTTCAGATCCAAGATCGGATCGCCCACCGGTCGAAACAGAGTCCCGGCATACGTCGCCGGCATGAATCCGCTCGACCAATTCGGCTGCCCACCAATCGGCCCGCCCCGTTTGTCGAGAATCACCACATACCCCGGCAGACTTTCGTTCTCCGAGCCGAGACCATAGACACTCCAGCTCCCCAGCGAGGGCCGACCGATCAATGTTTTGCCGGTGTTCATCGCCACCAGCGCGGAACCGTGCGCGTGACTGTCGGTGTGGCAGGAATTGATGACACACAGTTTATCGGCGTGCTCGCGGACCTTGGGAAAATAGTCCGAGACCAACAACCCGCTTTCACCGCCGGGCCGAAATTTTCGCCACGCCGGTGT is a window encoding:
- a CDS encoding DUF1501 domain-containing protein, which codes for MSNQKMFPCGKNRREFVWEMGGGFAGLALANLLSVDGFSPNRARAAEAVPTANPTAVKEPQFPARAKSCIFLMMNGAPSQVDTFDYKPELEKFAGKQLPADKKFINSGGRRMGYLTPAWRKFRPGGESGLLVSDYFPKVREHADKLCVINSCHTDSHAHGSALVAMNTGKTLIGRPSLGSWSVYGLGSENESLPGYVVILDKRGGPIGGQPNWSSGFMPATYAGTLFRPVGDPILDLKGPGHITSAVQREQLDLLAKINQRHLDERPGGRELSARISSYELAYRMQSATPEAVDLSQENEQTLEMYGVGKKPTDEYGRNCLIARRLVERGVRFIQLYSGGGHLEETWDAHESIEKNHGRHGAEVDQPIAALLTDLKQRGLLDETLVVWGGEFGRMPFSEGKDAPGRNHNPYGFSMWLAGGGVKGGTTYGETDEFGFEAVKNKVHLHDLHATILHAMGLDHEMLSYFHQGREETLTDVGGHVIHDVFA